The following is a genomic window from Flavobacterium sp..
GCAATTAAATGATTTAGATCTTTCAATATTTAGTTTAATTAGAATATTATGTACTGGTCTTGCTTTTGATATTGGCGTGTTATCATTTTTGTTTGTAATTAGTACTTTTTATCTATTGCTAATTCCTCAAAAGTTGATTGGAAGTAAGTTGGATAAAGTGATAGTATATTTGGGTTTTTCGCTGACGCTCTTAATTTTTGTTTTTACTTTTTTTGCAGAAATTACGTTTTGGGAAGAATTTAAATGTCGCTTTAATTTTGTGGCAGTAGATTATTTAATCTACACCTTTGAAGTGGTTCAAAACATTCATGAATCTTATCCATTGTATGTATTAATTCCCTCTATGTTTTTAATTACTGGAATTATTTTTTATTATTTCTGGAAAAAGCATTTTTTTGAGGAAACATTTCAAAATAAAACTGCTTTTCGATTTCGCTTAGTAAATTTTCTAGTTTCGATACTATTAATGTTGTTTTATGTTGTTTTTGTTACTAATTCTGCTGCCGAATGGTCAAAAAACAGGTATAGTAATGAAATTTCTAAAGCTGGCATCTATTCTTTCTTTGCGGAGTTAAGAAATAATAAGTTAGACTTTAAAACCTTTTACAATTCAATAGCTGATGAAGAAGCATTTAAAATTATCAGAGCTAATTTAAAAGAAGATAACGCAGCGTTTTTAACTAATGATTTTTCGATTAAACGCAAGATTTCGGACAGTTTAAATGCAAATTCAAAGCCAAATGTGGTGTTTGTTTTAATCGAAAGTATGAGTGCAAGTTTTATGACTGAATTTGGGAACCAAGAGAATATTACCCCTTTTTTAGACAGTATTGCAAATCAAAGTTTATTCTTCAAAAACTTATATGCAACCGGTAACCGAACAGTTAGAGGTATGGAGGCTGTTACTTTGTCAATTCCTCCAACCCCTGGGCAAAGCATCGTTAAAAGACCTAATAATGCCAATTTATATACCATATCAAATGTGTTTAAAAGTAAGAATTATCAATGCAATTTCTTTTATGGAGGTGATGGTTATTTTGACAACATGAATGCTTTTTATGGAGGAAATGGCTTTGATATTTATGATAGAGGTAGAGGTAGTATTTTAAGCGATGCTATTAAAACAAAACGCTATAATATAGATGATAACGAAGTAACTTTTGAAAATGCATGGGGTATTTGTGATGAGGATATTTATAACAAAATGGTTAAAGTTGCCGATGAAAATTATAAGAAAAATAAACCTTTTTTAAATTTTATCATGACAACTTCAAACCATAGGCCTTATACTTATCCAAGTAATAAAATAGATATTCCTTCGGGTTCAGGTAGAGAGGGAGCAGTTAAATATTCTGATTATGCCTTGCAACAAATGTTTGCTGTGGCAAAAAACAAGCCATGGTTTAAAAACACAATATTTGTTTTTATAGCAGATCATTGCGCAAGTAGTGCTGGAAAAGATGAAATTGATGTAAAAAATTATCAAATTCCAGCAATTATTTATGGACAAAATTTAATTCAGCCTCAAAAAGTAACCAAGTTATGCAGTCAGATAGATGTTTTTCCAACTCTTTTTGGACAGTTGCATTGGAGTTATACTTCTAACTTTTTTGGGACTAATGTATTAAAAAAAGCTTACAAAGAACGTGCTTTGATAGGTACGTACCTTAAGTTAGCTCATAAAACAAACGAGAATGTTTGCATTTTATCGAATCAAAAAAAGAATGCTAATTATAAGTGGAATCCTATTTCAAATCATTTACTTTTGTTACCTGAAAATAAATCAAAACTTTTTGAGACAATTGCATGGTATCAAACAGCAGATTATTTACATTTGAATAACAAATTAAAGTAAACTTAATATTTACTTAAACCCAGAACAAGAAGACAATTTGTAACCTTTTTTGGTGTTATTTTGTATAAGGATTTAAGTTCTAATTTAGAGAAGCTATAAAAATACGGATTGAAAAAATATTATAATTATGAAATTGCCATTAACAATAAGTTTGCGTAAGCAAACACCAATAAATAAAAAGGCGATACCATATATGACCGCTTAAAAATAAATTTTACATATATGAAAAAAATTGCATTACTATGTTTCGTTTTACTATCCAGTTTTAGTTTTGCACAAGATTGGCAAACTAATTTTGAAGAAGCAAAAAAAATAGCTTCTGCACAAAATAAAAATATTATACTTGTTTTTTCAGGTTCCGATTGGTGTGCGCCTTGTATTAAATTAGATAAAAGTATTTGGCAATCAGAAGCCTTTAAAAAAGAGTCTGAAAAAGAATGGATAATTGTAAAAGCAGATTTTCCAAGAAAAAAAGCCAATTTATTAACAAAAGAGCAAACTGAACAGAACAGAAAATTAGCTGAAAAATATAATAATGATGGTAGTTTTCCATTAGTTGTAGTTTTAGATAATACAGGAAAAGTTATAGGTAAAATGGGATTTAAAAACGTATCGCCTGAAGAATATATCAAGATGATTCATTCATTAGAGATAAAATGAAAGCAGCAATAATCCTTTTATTTGCATTAGCAACTTCGACTTTATTTTCTCAACAAATTTTTAAGAAAAAACAAAATTTGTTGGGAAGTCCTTTTGAAATTACAGTAGTTGCTTCAGATTCAATACAAGGATATTATTACACTGATTTAGCTATTGCAGAAGTAAAACGAATTGAAAATTTAATTTCTGATTGGATTCCTACTACGCAAATTTCTAAAGTAAATCAAAATGCAGGAATTGCTCCAGTAAAAGTAGATCAAGAAGTATTTGATTTGGTTGAAAGAGCTATAAAAATTTCTTCCCTAACATCAGGAGCTTTTGATATAAGTTATGCTTCTATGGATAAAATATGGAAATTTGATGGAAGTATGACAACCATGCCAACACCCGAAGTGATAAAAAAATCTGTAGAAAGAGTTGGGTACCAAAATATTATTTTAAATCCCAAAGAAGTAACTATTTTTCTGAAAAATCAAGGAATGAAATTAGGATTAGGTGGTATTGGTCAAGGCTATATTGCAGATAAAATTAAAGTCTTGTTACAAGAAAAAGGATGTAAATCGGGTTTGGTAAATGTTTCAGGAGATATCAATACTTGGGGAAAACAACCGGATGGCAAGCTTTGGACTGTTGGAATTGTGAATCCACTAAATAAGAATAAAGTTTTTGCAACATTTCCATTAGATGAAAGTGCTGTAGAAACTTCTGGAAGCTATGAAAAGTATGTTACTTTTAACGGTAAGCGTTATTCACACATCATTGATCCAAGAACTGGATATCCTGCTTCTGGAATTATAAGTGTATCTGTTTTTGCAAAACAAACAGAATTAGCAGATGCTTTAGCCACTGGAATATTTGTACTAGGAGTAGAAGTAGGATTAGATTTAGTAAATCAATTAAAAGGAATAGGTTGCATTATTGTTGATGATAAAGGCGCTATTCACGTATCAAAAAATATAGACATTAAAAAATATCAGTAAATGAGAAAAATCATTTTAGCTTTAGTTGTAGTTATTTCTGCAATTTCATGCAATTCAGTAAAAGAATATGATAAGCAATATATCAATGATCCTGATATGAAACTTTCAGCCAGAAGTTCAGAACGTTATGAAACTACTTTTCAAGTATATCGTGAAGCCGCTTCTGGTGCAAATGGAGGAAAAACAGGTGGTGGTTGTGGATGTAATTAATTGAGAAAAATGAAAAATAAAATAAGCCTACTATTTATATTCTGTTCTTTACTTGGTTTTTCTCAAGTAAAAGATTCCACAGAAGTAACTTATAAAAAACGCGTTTTAGAATCTATTGAAGTAGATTATTTAATGAGTTATTACAAGCAAAATGGTATTCATTCGGCTGTTTCTGGAGGAATTGGTTCTGAAAAATTAACCGATTTAACTTCAAACATCGTAGTTGCCATGCCTTTAAATGATGACGATGTTTTAACTATTGATGCAGGGATTTCTGCTTATACATCAGCATCTTCAAGTAATATTAATCCATTTAATGCTTCAGGAGCGTCGGGTGGTGGTGGCGATGACGATGATAGAGTAGCAGCGGGGCCATCTGGAACCCCTTGGCAAGCTTCTTCAGGAGCTTCTGCTCAAGATGTTTATGCCTCTGTTGTAGCAAATTATAGTCATTCAAGTGATGATAGAACTTTAGTTTGGAATGCTGATGTTGCCTTTTCAAATGAATATGATTATACTTCTATTGGATTTGGTGGAGGAATCGCAAAATTATTTAATGACAAAAATTCAGAAGTATCCTTAAAAGTTAATGCTTATTTAGATCAATGGCGACCTATTTATCCTACAGAATTACATGAATATGCTAGTTATGGTTCAGGTTTTCAATCCAATGGCTATTTTAGTGGAGTTACTATTTTAGATAAATTTGGAAATGCTTCTACTGCCTATCTTCCATCCGCATATAAAAATTGGGAAAGCACAAATAGAAATTCATATTCTGCCTCTTTTGGTTTTTCTCAAGTAGCCACTAAAAAACTCCAATTCTCTGTCTTTTTTGATGTATTATCACAAACAGGAATGTTATCTACACCCTATCAAAGAGTTTATTTTGCCGATAAAGATAATTATTATATTGGAGAAGCTCAGTATATTAC
Proteins encoded in this region:
- a CDS encoding LTA synthase family protein; this encodes MQIKSYISKRYSLLLGFSGWFFLFSLLLRLFFLIWQLNDLDLSIFSLIRILCTGLAFDIGVLSFLFVISTFYLLLIPQKLIGSKLDKVIVYLGFSLTLLIFVFTFFAEITFWEEFKCRFNFVAVDYLIYTFEVVQNIHESYPLYVLIPSMFLITGIIFYYFWKKHFFEETFQNKTAFRFRLVNFLVSILLMLFYVVFVTNSAAEWSKNRYSNEISKAGIYSFFAELRNNKLDFKTFYNSIADEEAFKIIRANLKEDNAAFLTNDFSIKRKISDSLNANSKPNVVFVLIESMSASFMTEFGNQENITPFLDSIANQSLFFKNLYATGNRTVRGMEAVTLSIPPTPGQSIVKRPNNANLYTISNVFKSKNYQCNFFYGGDGYFDNMNAFYGGNGFDIYDRGRGSILSDAIKTKRYNIDDNEVTFENAWGICDEDIYNKMVKVADENYKKNKPFLNFIMTTSNHRPYTYPSNKIDIPSGSGREGAVKYSDYALQQMFAVAKNKPWFKNTIFVFIADHCASSAGKDEIDVKNYQIPAIIYGQNLIQPQKVTKLCSQIDVFPTLFGQLHWSYTSNFFGTNVLKKAYKERALIGTYLKLAHKTNENVCILSNQKKNANYKWNPISNHLLLLPENKSKLFETIAWYQTADYLHLNNKLK
- a CDS encoding thioredoxin family protein, which gives rise to MKKIALLCFVLLSSFSFAQDWQTNFEEAKKIASAQNKNIILVFSGSDWCAPCIKLDKSIWQSEAFKKESEKEWIIVKADFPRKKANLLTKEQTEQNRKLAEKYNNDGSFPLVVVLDNTGKVIGKMGFKNVSPEEYIKMIHSLEIK
- a CDS encoding FAD:protein FMN transferase encodes the protein MKAAIILLFALATSTLFSQQIFKKKQNLLGSPFEITVVASDSIQGYYYTDLAIAEVKRIENLISDWIPTTQISKVNQNAGIAPVKVDQEVFDLVERAIKISSLTSGAFDISYASMDKIWKFDGSMTTMPTPEVIKKSVERVGYQNIILNPKEVTIFLKNQGMKLGLGGIGQGYIADKIKVLLQEKGCKSGLVNVSGDINTWGKQPDGKLWTVGIVNPLNKNKVFATFPLDESAVETSGSYEKYVTFNGKRYSHIIDPRTGYPASGIISVSVFAKQTELADALATGIFVLGVEVGLDLVNQLKGIGCIIVDDKGAIHVSKNIDIKKYQ
- a CDS encoding DUF4266 domain-containing protein; the encoded protein is MRKIILALVVVISAISCNSVKEYDKQYINDPDMKLSARSSERYETTFQVYREAASGANGGKTGGGCGCN
- a CDS encoding DUF3570 domain-containing protein — encoded protein: MKNKISLLFIFCSLLGFSQVKDSTEVTYKKRVLESIEVDYLMSYYKQNGIHSAVSGGIGSEKLTDLTSNIVVAMPLNDDDVLTIDAGISAYTSASSSNINPFNASGASGGGGDDDDRVAAGPSGTPWQASSGASAQDVYASVVANYSHSSDDRTLVWNADVAFSNEYDYTSIGFGGGIAKLFNDKNSEVSLKVNAYLDQWRPIYPTELHEYASYGSGFQSNGYFSGVTILDKFGNASTAYLPSAYKNWESTNRNSYSASFGFSQVATKKLQFSVFFDVLSQTGMLSTPYQRVYFADKDNYYIGEAQYITYPISIYQTSQNQGVYQLADDIERLPGTRFKIPVGARLNYYLNERVTLRSYYRYYWDDWGVTSHTASIELPVKLSDKFTIYPSYRYYTQGKAKYFAPFETHLSTEKYYTSDYDLSTFNANQYGFGVGYTDIFTNAKIWKFGLKNIDFRYSHYDRNDGLNANIVSFGIKFVEQ